In Clupea harengus unplaced genomic scaffold, Ch_v2.0.2, whole genome shotgun sequence, the genomic window ATATATTCTTGACATGCTTAAGACAACTGTTGATCAGCAGAAACTGGACACCCTAAAAAGACTTTTTTCTCTTGTAACCCCTGTAAGTCACCTCTTCTCTCAGTGTTCTTagttttaatttatttacagTCTTTATTTAGTTTCAGTCTGACCGTCTGCTGGTGGAGCACTTATCCTTCCTCAATATCCTATCACATGTGCGTGGTGCCAAAATGCTAATAAAAAACATCAGTATGCAggattcaatcttttttttttcaattaggGCCATGATGCCGTGAGAAAGACCTTAAAACCAAGAAGGAAAAAGCAGAATGGACTGACTGAATTAAAGGCTGTGTTTAAGGACTGCAATGAAATAATGGAGAATATGAGGATCCCTTACCCTGCTGAGAAGGAAATACCTCAAATTCTAAACCCAGACATCAAGTCTGATGTTAAGGGCGTCCCACCAGTTCAAGAAAATAATTTTGAAAAGAATGGTGGCCATGACAACGAGAATGAGGCTGGAGAGGTTTGTGAGCTTCTagcaccacctgctggacaATTCTGTACATTGTTCCATTGGCTGTGACTCACCATGACGACTAGCCATGATGTTAACTTATGTCAAATACTACTCTATACATTGATGAAGGCATGCACATGGCAAATGACTGTTAAGTTCAGTAATTGACTAATGAAAataatctttctctcttcttacaGTTCCATGATAAATGCACTAAACCAACTGCTGGCCAGCAGGATGGCTTCAATGGTAAGACCGTGGCGTGTCCTCAGACATCTGTTCAGCTGAACACACATCAGCCTAAGGCCACAGAGAAGGGGGTTGTTCATGAGGTCAGTGAggaatcaggaaatacatttgagAATTGCCTGACATGTACTGTATTTGCAAATTGAGTGAAATGTATGTaattttgaaactattctaactcTACTAGTAATCTAACATATTTAATATTAAGAGAAGTGTAAAAtgtttaatgttctgtagtatatatatttattgtatatAGCTACCTTTGACAACCTACCCACCATCTGCCCTTTCCATCTCCAGAGTGAGGTGGCAGCAGTTCACCCCTCCGCCACGACCACTGATTCTCTGTATACCAAGTTGATGCAGCAGATCTTGGTTGACCAGGATTTGCATGATAGGCTCATGTCAACTGATCTCCAGAAAAGAGCCACAACTCTGGCAGTGGAGTCTGAGGCCAAGCTTAAGAAGCTGTCCGACCAGAAAAGGCTGGTGTTTCCACAATATTATGAATCCATGGCGTGAATTGCAGGGCGGTTTGACCTCCCTATTTCAGACTTTG contains:
- the LOC122131655 gene encoding uncharacterized protein LOC122131655 encodes the protein MRHCSAQAPLGTSAPSRVCLTSAPSRVCLTSAPSRVCLTSAPSRNEVSALLSSLKTHIPSHSNVVHEILTKEEKNNELWENYLQETAESLSAQTEAKLKVLADKKREYELRGDGDKLSAIQKEADFLKLQLKTGQDNINRCLRVVRVSNVERYVLQQMTRGQNISRSQPPSVCPVMEPPMIRPSPNAHGVAEGVNTDIMWLMIKYILDMLKTTVDQQKLDTLKRLFSLVTPGHDAVRKTLKPRRKKQNGLTELKAVFKDCNEIMENMRIPYPAEKEIPQILNPDIKSDVKGVPPVQENNFEKNGGHDNENEAGEFHDKCTKPTAGQQDGFNGKTVACPQTSVQLNTHQPKATEKGVVHESEVAAVHPSATTTDSLYTKLMQQILVDQDLHDRLMSTDLQKRATTLAVESEAKLKKLSDQKRLVFPQYYESMA